A single window of Mugil cephalus isolate CIBA_MC_2020 chromosome 1, CIBA_Mcephalus_1.1, whole genome shotgun sequence DNA harbors:
- the LOC124997966 gene encoding differentially expressed in FDCP 6 homolog isoform X1, producing MDLRSELLKSIWYGFTALDLERSGKVSKSQLKVLSHNLCTVLSIPHDPVALEEHFRDDDDGPVSSQGYMPYLNKYILDKVIEGSFIKENVDELCWTLTAKKNYQPDRSSSTILPDKDAFRLWCLFNFLSEDKYPLVMVPDEVEYLLKKVCMCMSIEFNCVELEDFFSQDSVQQSGITVWVFLEMMNSGKVTRGIDKSIISMAIEEVYREIVGDVLKEGYLWKKGQLRRNWKERWFTLRPSNLSYYTGEDRKDCQGNIALDGNCCVEDVDDGQILFGVSKWIKKAVLPDRDGKRCMFCLKTLSKTYEMSASDTKQRQEWTTAIQTAIRLHVEGKKSLHKDLKLKRREQREQREKRRQAKEEELQRLRALQEERERKLAELDLLKEAQKQAQSLLEQDEQRRRQQHEQLQRALEVQLREAEEARVSMQAEMALKEEEAERQRKRIQELEEMQKRLEEALQQEIKARLDEEAFRYAQAGLLAEEEEKMKALMALQEEQEEYILKTQREKQELKQEMEVKSRALDEAQRQLEEVRANRHRVDQDVVAAQRKLRQASTNVKHWNVQMNRLMRPIGPGEKRPSLGSSFSSFQIPTQRDPGLRLRRKSGSEDQDDESKENVDNRAGCELEKRHSHASNGEMDIP from the exons ATGGACCTGCGCTCTGAGCTGCTCAAGTCCATCTGGTACGGTTTCACGGCCCTGGATCTGGAGAGGAGTGGGAAGGTGTCCAAGTCTCAGCTGAAG GTGTTGTCTCACAACCTGTGCACAGTCCTGTCCATCCCGCACGACCCGGTGGCTTTGGAGGAGCACTTCAGGGACGATGACGACGGCCCAGTGTCCAGCCAGGGTTACATGCCCTACCTCAACAAATATATCCTGGATAAG GTTATCGAAGGCTCTTTTATTAAGGAAAACGTAGATGAGCTCTGTTGGACTCTTACGGCAAAGAAAAACTATCAGccagacagaagcagcagcaccaTTCTGCCAGACAAAGACGCTTTTCGGCTGTGGTgcctttttaatttcctttccgAAGACAAGTACCCTCTGGTTATGGTTCCTGATGAG GTGGAGTACCTCCTCAAGAAGGTATGCATGTGTATGAGCATTGAGTTCAACTGTGTGGAGTTAGAGGACTTCTTCTCTCAGGATTCGGTGCAGCAGAGCGGCATCACCGTCTGGGTTTTTCTGGAGATGATGAACTCTGGAAAAGTAACCAGAGGAATCGATAAGAGTATTATCAGCATGGCCATCGAAGAAGTGTACAGGGAGATAGTTGGCGATGTCCTGAAAGAG GGTTATCTGTGGAAAAAAGGCCAGCTGAGGAGAAACTGGAAGGAGCGCTGGTTCACCCTAAGGCCCAGCAACTTGTCTTACTACACCGGGGAGGACCGCAAGGACTGCCAAGGCAACATAGCCCTGGATGGGAACTGCTGCGTGGAG GATGTAGACGATGGTCAGATATTGTTTGGTGTTTCAAAATGGATCAAAAAGGCA GTGCTGCCGGACCGAGATGGGAAGAGGTGCATGTTTTGTCTGAAAACCCTCTCGAAGACTTACGAAATGAGCGCCTCAGACACCAAACAGAGACAAGAGTGGACCACAG CCATTCAGACGGCCATCCGGCTGCACGTGGAGGGGAAGAAGTCCCTCCACAAAGACCTGAAGCTGAAGCGGCGGGAGCAGCGCGAGCAGCGGGAGAAACGGCGACaggcgaaggaggaggagctgcagaggctgCGGGCCCTGCAGGAGGAGCGGGAGCGGAAGCTGGCCGAGCTGGACCTCCTGAAGGAGGCGCAGAAGCAGGCCCAGTCCCTCCTGGAGCAGGACGAGCAGAGGAGGCGCCAGCAGCACGAACAGCTCCAGCGCGCCCTCGAGGTCCAGCTCCGTGAGGCCGAGGAG GCCCGGGTCAGCATGCAGGCAGAGATGgctctgaaggaggaggaggcagagaggcagaggaagaggatccaggagctggaggagatgcAGAAGCGACTGGAGGAGGCGCTGCAGCAGGAGATTAAAGCCAGGCTGGATGAGGAGGCCTTCCGCTACGCTCAAGCAGG GTTActggccgaggaggaggagaaaatgaaggcCCTGATGGCCCtgcaggaggaacaggaggagtaCATCCTGAAGACGCAGAGGGAGAAGCAGGAGCTCAAACAGGAAATGGAGGTCAAGTCTCGGGCCCTGGACGAGGCGCagaggcagctggaggaggtCCGCGCAAACCGGCACAGGGTCGACCAGGACGTGGTG GCCGCCCAGAGGAAGCTTCGCCAGGCGAGCACCAACGTCAAACACTGGAACGTCCAGATGAACAGGCTGATGCGACCGATCGGACCGGGCG AGAAGAGACCGTCGTTGGGAAGCTCCTTCTCGAGCTTCCAGATCCCGACGCAGAGAGACCCCGGCCTGCGCCTCAGGAGGAAATCGGGATCGGAGGATCAGGACGACGAGAGCAAAGAAAACGTCGACAACAGAGCGGGATGTGAGCTTGAGAAACGTCACTCCCACGCCTCTAACGGAGAAATGGACATCCCCTAA
- the LOC124997966 gene encoding differentially expressed in FDCP 6 homolog isoform X2: MDLRSELLKSIWYGFTALDLERSGKVSKSQLKVLSHNLCTVLSIPHDPVALEEHFRDDDDGPVSSQGYMPYLNKYILDKVIEGSFIKENVDELCWTLTAKKNYQPDRSSSTILPDKDAFRLWCLFNFLSEDKYPLVMVPDEVEYLLKKVCMCMSIEFNCVELEDFFSQDSVQQSGITVWVFLEMMNSGKVTRGIDKSIISMAIEEVYREIVGDVLKEGYLWKKGQLRRNWKERWFTLRPSNLSYYTGEDRKDCQGNIALDGNCCVEVLPDRDGKRCMFCLKTLSKTYEMSASDTKQRQEWTTAIQTAIRLHVEGKKSLHKDLKLKRREQREQREKRRQAKEEELQRLRALQEERERKLAELDLLKEAQKQAQSLLEQDEQRRRQQHEQLQRALEVQLREAEEARVSMQAEMALKEEEAERQRKRIQELEEMQKRLEEALQQEIKARLDEEAFRYAQAGLLAEEEEKMKALMALQEEQEEYILKTQREKQELKQEMEVKSRALDEAQRQLEEVRANRHRVDQDVVAAQRKLRQASTNVKHWNVQMNRLMRPIGPGEKRPSLGSSFSSFQIPTQRDPGLRLRRKSGSEDQDDESKENVDNRAGCELEKRHSHASNGEMDIP, from the exons ATGGACCTGCGCTCTGAGCTGCTCAAGTCCATCTGGTACGGTTTCACGGCCCTGGATCTGGAGAGGAGTGGGAAGGTGTCCAAGTCTCAGCTGAAG GTGTTGTCTCACAACCTGTGCACAGTCCTGTCCATCCCGCACGACCCGGTGGCTTTGGAGGAGCACTTCAGGGACGATGACGACGGCCCAGTGTCCAGCCAGGGTTACATGCCCTACCTCAACAAATATATCCTGGATAAG GTTATCGAAGGCTCTTTTATTAAGGAAAACGTAGATGAGCTCTGTTGGACTCTTACGGCAAAGAAAAACTATCAGccagacagaagcagcagcaccaTTCTGCCAGACAAAGACGCTTTTCGGCTGTGGTgcctttttaatttcctttccgAAGACAAGTACCCTCTGGTTATGGTTCCTGATGAG GTGGAGTACCTCCTCAAGAAGGTATGCATGTGTATGAGCATTGAGTTCAACTGTGTGGAGTTAGAGGACTTCTTCTCTCAGGATTCGGTGCAGCAGAGCGGCATCACCGTCTGGGTTTTTCTGGAGATGATGAACTCTGGAAAAGTAACCAGAGGAATCGATAAGAGTATTATCAGCATGGCCATCGAAGAAGTGTACAGGGAGATAGTTGGCGATGTCCTGAAAGAG GGTTATCTGTGGAAAAAAGGCCAGCTGAGGAGAAACTGGAAGGAGCGCTGGTTCACCCTAAGGCCCAGCAACTTGTCTTACTACACCGGGGAGGACCGCAAGGACTGCCAAGGCAACATAGCCCTGGATGGGAACTGCTGCGTGGAG GTGCTGCCGGACCGAGATGGGAAGAGGTGCATGTTTTGTCTGAAAACCCTCTCGAAGACTTACGAAATGAGCGCCTCAGACACCAAACAGAGACAAGAGTGGACCACAG CCATTCAGACGGCCATCCGGCTGCACGTGGAGGGGAAGAAGTCCCTCCACAAAGACCTGAAGCTGAAGCGGCGGGAGCAGCGCGAGCAGCGGGAGAAACGGCGACaggcgaaggaggaggagctgcagaggctgCGGGCCCTGCAGGAGGAGCGGGAGCGGAAGCTGGCCGAGCTGGACCTCCTGAAGGAGGCGCAGAAGCAGGCCCAGTCCCTCCTGGAGCAGGACGAGCAGAGGAGGCGCCAGCAGCACGAACAGCTCCAGCGCGCCCTCGAGGTCCAGCTCCGTGAGGCCGAGGAG GCCCGGGTCAGCATGCAGGCAGAGATGgctctgaaggaggaggaggcagagaggcagaggaagaggatccaggagctggaggagatgcAGAAGCGACTGGAGGAGGCGCTGCAGCAGGAGATTAAAGCCAGGCTGGATGAGGAGGCCTTCCGCTACGCTCAAGCAGG GTTActggccgaggaggaggagaaaatgaaggcCCTGATGGCCCtgcaggaggaacaggaggagtaCATCCTGAAGACGCAGAGGGAGAAGCAGGAGCTCAAACAGGAAATGGAGGTCAAGTCTCGGGCCCTGGACGAGGCGCagaggcagctggaggaggtCCGCGCAAACCGGCACAGGGTCGACCAGGACGTGGTG GCCGCCCAGAGGAAGCTTCGCCAGGCGAGCACCAACGTCAAACACTGGAACGTCCAGATGAACAGGCTGATGCGACCGATCGGACCGGGCG AGAAGAGACCGTCGTTGGGAAGCTCCTTCTCGAGCTTCCAGATCCCGACGCAGAGAGACCCCGGCCTGCGCCTCAGGAGGAAATCGGGATCGGAGGATCAGGACGACGAGAGCAAAGAAAACGTCGACAACAGAGCGGGATGTGAGCTTGAGAAACGTCACTCCCACGCCTCTAACGGAGAAATGGACATCCCCTAA
- the ppardb gene encoding peroxisome proliferator-activated receptor delta b, whose amino-acid sequence MEGFQQTAPEQHDRVNGFSEPKSPQDAADVRWTPPEGESGGPDSCGGTSASESTDLQELKARESDDDEGKEEEKEVAPASKGLKGDQKKKKKEDEDQEENNHGKQNSSASSSYTDLSHTSSPSLSEQLRLGREDNTGSGISVECKVCGDKASGFHYGVHACEGCKGFFRRTVRMKLEYERCERSCKIQKKNRNKCQYCRFQKCLSLGMSHDAIRYGRMPEAERKKLVAGLLAEEQNVSKPGGSDLKTLAKQVNTAYLKNLSMTKKRARSILTGKTSSTAPFVIYDVDTLWKAESGLVWSQLLPGAPLTKEIGVHVFYRCQCTTVETVRELTEFAKCIPGFVDLYLNDQVTLLKYGVHEAIFAMLPSLMNKDGLLVANGKGFVTREFLRSLRKPFSEIMEPKFEFAVKFNALELDDSDLALFVAAIILCGDRPGLMNVKQVEQSQDNILQALDLHLQANHSDSVYLFPKLLQKMADLRQLVTENALLVQKIKKTESETSLHPLLQEIYKDMY is encoded by the exons ATGGAAGGGTTTCAGCAAACTGCTCCAGAGCAGCATGACAGGGTGAATGGCTTCAGCGAGCCCAAGTCCCCCCAGGACGCGGCCGATGTCAGGTGGACGCCACCGGAGGGAGAGTCTGGAGGACCAGACAGTTGTGGGGGGACGAGCGCGTCGGAGTCGACAGACTTGCAGGAGTTAAAGGCCAGGGAGAGTGACGATGATGAgggcaaggaggaggagaaggaggtcgCGCCCGCTTCTAAAGGCCTTAAAGGggaccagaagaaaaaaaagaaagaggatgaAGATCAGGAAGAGAACAATCACGGCAAGCAAAACAGCAGCGCATCGTCCAGCTACACAG acCTGTCCCATACATCATCGCCCTCGCTGTCAGAACAGCTGCGTCTTGGCCGAGAAGACAACACGGGGTCCGGGATCAGCGTGGAGTGTAAGGTCTGCGGGGACAAGGCCTCTGGCTTCCACTACGGCGTACACGCTTGTGAAGGCTGTAAG GGCTTTTTCCGGCGAACTGTGAGGATGAAACTGGAATACGAGCGATGTGAGCGTTCCTGCAAGATTCAGAAGAAGAATCGCAACAAGTGCCAATATTGTCGCTTCCAGAAGTGCCTCTCTTTGGGAATGTCCCACGATG CAATCCGATACGGACGTATGCctgaggcagagaggaagaagctggTGGCGGGCCTACTTGCAGAGGAACAGAACGTCAGCAAACCTGGCGGCTCAGACCTGAAGACCTTGGCCAAACAAGTCAACACAGCCTACCTGAAGAACCTTAGCATGACCAAGAAAAGGGCCCGCAGCATCTTGACTGGCAAAACCAGCAGCACTGCA CCGTTTGTGATCTACGACGTGGACACGCTCTGGAAGGCAGAAAGTGGTTTGGTATGGAGCCAGTTGCTTCCAGGCGCACCCCTGACCAAGGAGATCGGGGTTCATGTGTTCTACCGCTGCCAGTGCACTACGGTGGAGACTGTACGGGAGCTCACAGAGTTTGCCAAGTGCATTCCAGGGTTTGTGGACCTCTACCTTAATGACCAG GTGACTTTGCTGAAGTATGGTGTGCACGAGGCTATTTTCGCTATGCTGCCGTCTCTCATGAACAAAGACGGACTTTTGGTGGCTAACGGTAAAGGATTTGTGACGAGGGAGTTTCTGCGCAGCCTACGCAAGCCCTTCAGTGAGATCATGGAACCTAAGTTTGAGTTTGCAGTCAAGTTCAACGCTCTGGAGCTGGATGACAGCGACCTGGCCCTGTTTGTTGCTGCCATAATTCTCTGTGGAG ATCGCCCCGGACTTATGAACGTGAAGCAGGTGGAGCAGAGTCAAGACAACATCCTCCAGGCCCTGGACCTCCACCTCCAAGCAAAccactctgactctgtctaCCTCTTCCCCAAGCTGCTTCAGAAGATGGCCGACCTCCGCCAGCTGGTTACTGAGAACGCTCTGCTCGTCCAAAAGATCAAAAAGACTGAGTCGGAGACCTCGCTCCACCCTCTACTACAGGAGATCTACAAAGACATGTATTAG